The following coding sequences are from one Mytilus trossulus isolate FHL-02 chromosome 8, PNRI_Mtr1.1.1.hap1, whole genome shotgun sequence window:
- the LOC134680883 gene encoding uncharacterized protein LOC134680883 isoform X2, with protein sequence MIQCRVFPVLVLVAVYMFSFIGESFGRQIYGNCEKYAVMETKPILRNGDRFCITEGRYVYCKEFACTITKCFKPVVPYHGCPYCEGTCSYGGAIYQVKDRFACLDGVNHCFCGGKNSIGSTKIGTNSRSMCFKMQ encoded by the exons atgatacaGTGTAGAGTGTTCCCAGTGTTGGTATTAGTTGCCGTGTACATGTTCAGTTTTATAGGAGAATCTTTCG GAAGGCAAATATATGGAAATTGTGAAAAGTATGCAGTTATGGAAACGAAACCTATTCTTAGGAATGGCGACAGGTTTTGCATAACAGAAGGAAGATATGTGTATTGTAAAGAATTTGCGTGTACAATCACAAAATGCTTTAAGCCAGTTGTTCCATATCATGGATGTCCATATTGTGAAG GTACTTGCAGCTACGGAGGAGCCATTTATCAAGTTAAAGATAGATTTGCTTGTTTGGATGGAGTAAATCACTGTTTTTGTGGCGGCAAAAATAGCATAGGATCTACAAAAATTGGCACTAATTCAAGATCTATGTGCTTTAAAATGCAATGA